One region of Parerythrobacter jejuensis genomic DNA includes:
- a CDS encoding helix-turn-helix transcriptional regulator, translating to MLNRVKDYREGRGWSQGELAKRLGVSRQTINAVETDKYDPSLPLALRMAKLFAVSVPDLFIDDWQPDGDV from the coding sequence GTGCTCAACCGGGTGAAGGATTATCGTGAAGGTCGCGGCTGGAGCCAGGGTGAGCTGGCCAAGCGCCTCGGCGTTTCTCGGCAGACCATCAATGCGGTCGAGACCGACAAGTATGACCCCTCTTTGCCGCTGGCTCTGCGCATGGCGAAACTGTTCGCCGTGAGCGTGCCAGACCTGTTCATCGACGATTGGCAACCCGACGGAGACGTTTGA
- a CDS encoding TetR/AcrR family transcriptional regulator, giving the protein MGRAKLYDPQHAIEAIKASFWANGFEGTSLQMLETATGLPKQTLYREFGDKRQMYLAALADYERSEIRSAAEVMRSAADARAAFAALFDMILADAMQCEDRHGCFLCNASADRTSINHTISGAVEDALERWRTVLSDTLEKSGLDTQLTDPMLAGYIGLRILSRAGARVAQLQHAVSGLLSLLPDED; this is encoded by the coding sequence ATGGGACGCGCGAAACTCTATGATCCCCAACACGCTATCGAGGCGATCAAGGCTTCTTTCTGGGCCAACGGCTTCGAGGGCACATCACTACAAATGCTGGAGACCGCCACAGGCCTGCCGAAGCAAACCCTGTACCGCGAATTTGGAGACAAACGGCAGATGTATCTCGCCGCCCTAGCTGACTACGAGCGCAGCGAGATTCGCTCTGCAGCGGAAGTGATGCGGAGCGCTGCCGATGCAAGAGCAGCGTTTGCGGCCCTGTTCGACATGATCCTGGCGGATGCCATGCAATGCGAGGATCGACACGGCTGCTTCCTGTGCAATGCGAGCGCCGATCGGACCTCGATCAATCATACGATCTCTGGCGCTGTGGAGGATGCCCTCGAAAGGTGGCGCACAGTCTTGTCTGACACACTGGAGAAGAGCGGTCTGGATACCCAACTGACCGATCCGATGCTTGCCGGCTATATCGGCTTGCGGATCCTGTCACGGGCAGGCGCTCGGGTTGCCCAATTGCAACATGCGGTGTCAGGGCTGCTGTCGCTGCTTCCTGACGAGGACTAA
- a CDS encoding DUF417 family protein — MTDTIEAKFTPNKDQNIAGIVATVALPVIFFWFGGMKFTSYEAEAINGLIANSPFIAFTLNIFSAQGISNIIGSVEILIGLLIASRFFAPRLAQLGGYLAAATFALTASFFLTTPGVFEPSVGGLGISVLPGQFLLKDIGLFALSLFVAADAAKAVKAD, encoded by the coding sequence ATGACTGATACAATCGAAGCCAAATTCACGCCGAACAAAGACCAGAACATTGCAGGCATCGTCGCGACCGTCGCGCTGCCTGTCATCTTCTTCTGGTTTGGCGGGATGAAGTTCACGTCTTACGAGGCAGAAGCCATCAACGGCCTGATTGCGAACAGCCCGTTTATCGCCTTCACGCTCAACATTTTCTCGGCCCAGGGCATTTCGAACATCATCGGTTCGGTCGAAATCCTGATTGGCCTCCTGATCGCTTCGCGCTTCTTCGCGCCGCGTCTGGCCCAGTTGGGCGGCTATCTCGCCGCAGCTACCTTCGCCCTGACGGCATCTTTCTTCCTGACCACGCCCGGCGTTTTTGAACCGAGCGTCGGTGGGTTGGGCATCTCGGTGCTCCCGGGCCAGTTCCTACTCAAGGACATCGGCTTGTTCGCCCTCTCGCTGTTCGTCGCTGCTGATGCAGCCAAGGCTGTGAAAGCAGACTGA
- the glnA gene encoding type I glutamate--ammonia ligase — translation MSSAKDVLKVIKENEVEWVDLRFTDPKGKWQHLQMYAGVMDEDALEDGLMFDGSSIEGWKAINESDMILKPDLGSTYLDPFSATPMMVLFCDIVEPSDGQLYSRDPRSTAKRAEAYLKSTGIGDTVYVGPEPEFFMFDDVRFEDGYAGSGYAIDDVELPTNTGKEYEGGNMGHRPRAKGGYFPVAPVDSAMDIRAEMVSTMLEMGLPMDKHHHEVAAAQHELGITFGDLVQTADRVQVYKYVVQQVAHAYGKTATFMPKPIKDDNGSGMHTHMSIWKDGKPTFAGNEYAGLSETCLYFIGGVIKHAKACNAFTNATTNSYKRLVPGFEAPVLLAYSARNRSASCRIPYGAGDKAKRVEFRFPDALANPYLAFSALLMAGLDGIENKIHPGDAMDKNLYDLPPAELADVPTVCGSLREALEALEADHEFLLKGDVFSKDQIDAYAELKWEEVSRLETTPSPVEFDMYYSS, via the coding sequence ATGTCGAGCGCGAAAGACGTCCTCAAAGTAATCAAGGAAAACGAGGTTGAATGGGTCGACCTTCGTTTCACTGACCCGAAGGGCAAGTGGCAGCACCTGCAGATGTATGCGGGCGTGATGGACGAGGACGCGCTCGAAGACGGTCTGATGTTTGACGGGTCTTCCATCGAAGGTTGGAAGGCGATCAACGAATCCGACATGATCCTGAAGCCGGATCTGGGGTCGACCTATCTCGATCCGTTTTCCGCAACGCCGATGATGGTCCTGTTCTGCGACATCGTAGAACCTTCGGACGGCCAGCTTTACTCGCGTGATCCGCGTTCGACCGCGAAACGCGCCGAAGCCTATCTGAAGAGCACCGGGATCGGTGACACGGTTTATGTCGGCCCTGAACCTGAATTCTTCATGTTCGACGATGTCCGTTTTGAAGACGGCTATGCCGGTTCCGGCTATGCCATCGACGATGTCGAGCTGCCGACCAACACCGGCAAGGAATATGAAGGCGGTAATATGGGCCATCGGCCGCGTGCCAAGGGTGGGTATTTCCCCGTTGCACCGGTCGACAGCGCGATGGATATCCGTGCGGAAATGGTCTCCACCATGCTGGAAATGGGCCTGCCGATGGACAAGCATCACCACGAAGTCGCCGCGGCACAGCACGAGTTGGGCATTACTTTTGGCGATCTGGTCCAGACCGCCGACCGCGTGCAGGTTTACAAATATGTCGTCCAGCAGGTTGCGCACGCCTACGGCAAGACGGCCACTTTCATGCCCAAGCCGATCAAGGATGATAACGGTTCGGGCATGCACACGCACATGTCGATCTGGAAAGATGGCAAGCCGACTTTCGCAGGCAATGAATATGCCGGCCTGTCGGAAACCTGCCTCTATTTCATCGGCGGTGTGATCAAGCACGCGAAGGCCTGCAACGCTTTCACCAACGCCACAACCAACAGCTACAAGCGCCTGGTTCCAGGTTTCGAAGCACCGGTTTTGCTGGCCTATTCGGCCCGCAACCGTTCCGCCTCGTGCCGTATCCCCTATGGTGCCGGTGACAAGGCGAAGCGCGTGGAATTCCGTTTCCCCGATGCGTTGGCCAATCCGTACCTGGCATTTTCAGCGCTTCTGATGGCGGGCCTCGACGGGATCGAGAATAAGATCCACCCCGGCGATGCCATGGATAAGAACCTCTACGACCTGCCCCCGGCAGAGCTCGCCGACGTTCCGACCGTGTGCGGCAGCTTGCGCGAAGCGCTCGAAGCGCTTGAGGCGGATCACGAATTCTTGCTCAAGGGCGATGTTTTCTCGAAAGACCAGATCGATGCCTATGCCGAGCTGAAATGGGAAGAAGTCAGCCGCTTGGAAACCACGCCGAGCCCGGTCGAGTTCGACATGTATTACAGCTCCTGA
- a CDS encoding P-II family nitrogen regulator — protein sequence MKKIEAIIKPFKLDEVKEALHEVGVSGITVTEAKGFGRQKGHTELYRGAEYVVDFLPKVKLEVVVSDAVAERVVEAIAGAAQTGRIGDGKIFVSPIESALRIRTGEKDDDAI from the coding sequence GTGAAAAAGATCGAAGCGATCATCAAACCGTTCAAGCTCGACGAAGTTAAGGAGGCGCTGCACGAAGTTGGCGTTTCCGGCATCACTGTCACCGAAGCCAAGGGGTTTGGCCGGCAGAAGGGCCACACCGAGCTGTATCGTGGCGCCGAGTATGTCGTCGACTTCCTGCCCAAGGTTAAGCTGGAAGTGGTCGTATCCGATGCGGTTGCAGAGAGGGTCGTGGAAGCGATTGCCGGTGCTGCCCAGACCGGCCGGATCGGCGATGGCAAGATCTTCGTCTCCCCGATCGAAAGCGCGTTGCGCATTCGCACCGGCGAAAAAGACGACGACGCAATCTGA
- the argC gene encoding N-acetyl-gamma-glutamyl-phosphate reductase, whose translation MGYSVFIDGAAGTTGLEIRDRLQGRSEFHLVVLDDAQRKDPDARRDALNSSDFAILCLPDEAAIDAVSLIDPASHTRVIDASSAHRVADGWTYGFPELVGRDQVANAKRISNPGCYPTGFLALISPLVRNGLLPADWPFTCNAVSGFSGGGKPLIERFNEELDLAYRTYGLALDHKHRPEMQKYAGLKHEVLFAPSVVPAFRGMLVEVPLHLGAMSTNPHADSLRDALRLHYASSPVVTVNEGAAQAELTLNSDPDPWDGVELFVFANADSGNARLVARLDNLGKGASGAAVQSLNLMAGLDETTGLRLPKK comes from the coding sequence ATGGGGTATTCGGTCTTCATCGATGGGGCGGCCGGTACAACCGGCCTGGAAATTCGCGACCGCTTGCAAGGCCGGAGCGAATTCCATCTGGTTGTCCTCGATGATGCGCAGCGCAAGGATCCAGACGCGCGGCGGGATGCGCTGAACAGCAGCGATTTTGCCATTTTGTGCCTGCCTGATGAAGCTGCGATAGACGCAGTGTCTTTGATTGATCCGGCATCGCACACGCGGGTTATCGATGCGTCCAGCGCCCACCGCGTTGCCGATGGCTGGACCTACGGGTTTCCCGAGCTGGTAGGGCGCGACCAAGTTGCCAACGCCAAGCGGATAAGCAATCCCGGATGCTATCCGACAGGTTTTCTGGCACTCATTTCCCCGTTGGTGCGCAACGGGCTCCTGCCTGCAGATTGGCCGTTCACCTGCAATGCTGTGAGTGGATTTTCCGGCGGTGGGAAACCGTTGATCGAACGATTCAACGAAGAGCTCGACCTCGCTTATCGGACGTATGGCCTTGCTCTCGACCATAAACACCGCCCGGAAATGCAGAAATACGCGGGATTGAAGCATGAGGTGCTATTTGCGCCCTCTGTGGTCCCTGCCTTTCGCGGAATGCTGGTCGAAGTTCCGCTGCACCTGGGCGCAATGTCAACCAATCCGCACGCCGACAGCCTCCGCGATGCTCTGCGCCTCCACTATGCAAGCTCGCCCGTCGTCACCGTAAATGAGGGCGCAGCCCAAGCCGAACTGACCCTCAACAGCGATCCAGATCCGTGGGACGGAGTCGAATTGTTCGTATTCGCCAACGCAGACAGCGGGAATGCCCGCCTCGTCGCACGGCTCGACAATCTTGGTAAAGGGGCCAGTGGGGCCGCCGTGCAGTCGCTGAACCTGATGGCGGGACTGGACGAGACGACCGGCCTTCGCCTGCCTAAAAAATAG
- a CDS encoding leucyl aminopeptidase family protein yields MTSPELIQPDRGQDAISIHLVAKDGFEDWSKSLSAGQRSALAAQKFDGSGYQVGIVPDGDNWFAVGGVANPEELSSWCLAKLAEALPAGTYRRADGEPGPALHGWQTAQYSLGLYKKDEKPTGPRILLTKDVKAIDPAIAEAQAVCQVRRMVDTPAEDMGPAAMEAECHALAKKYDAKLKVTKGDTLEQRYPMVHAVGRAAARHHAPRIMHLTWGKESDPVLAIVGKGVAFDSGGLDVKSAVGMKLMKKDMGGAAHAIALAGLIMGGDLPVRLHLLVPAVENAISGNAFRPGDVLKTRKGLTVEIGNTDAEGRLILGDALTRASEEDPDLIIDFATLTGAARVALGPDYPALMARRDETAEALIAAGKTCDDEPWRLPLPSAYAEWLKSDIADLNNAHGNAYAGASVAGLFLDRFVGEELDWAHFDTFAWRPFAKPGRPKGGEAYGLRAAWHMLRERFSAG; encoded by the coding sequence ATGACTTCACCTGAACTGATCCAGCCCGATCGTGGGCAAGACGCAATTTCGATCCATCTTGTCGCCAAAGACGGCTTTGAAGACTGGAGCAAATCGCTCTCCGCAGGGCAACGCTCTGCCCTCGCCGCCCAGAAATTTGACGGCAGCGGCTATCAGGTTGGCATCGTGCCTGATGGGGATAATTGGTTCGCTGTCGGTGGAGTCGCTAATCCTGAAGAACTGTCCAGCTGGTGCCTCGCGAAACTGGCGGAAGCGCTCCCGGCCGGTACCTATAGGCGCGCCGATGGCGAACCCGGTCCCGCACTGCACGGATGGCAAACGGCACAATACTCGTTGGGCCTGTACAAAAAGGACGAAAAGCCAACCGGTCCGCGCATCCTGCTAACCAAGGATGTCAAAGCCATCGATCCGGCCATCGCGGAGGCACAGGCTGTATGCCAGGTGCGCAGAATGGTGGACACGCCCGCGGAGGATATGGGGCCTGCTGCGATGGAGGCGGAATGCCACGCGCTTGCCAAGAAGTATGACGCGAAGTTGAAGGTGACCAAGGGCGATACGCTCGAGCAACGCTATCCCATGGTGCACGCTGTTGGCAGGGCCGCGGCGCGCCATCATGCGCCGCGCATCATGCACCTGACCTGGGGCAAGGAAAGCGACCCCGTGCTGGCCATCGTGGGCAAAGGCGTCGCCTTCGATTCCGGCGGACTCGATGTGAAATCAGCTGTCGGTATGAAGCTGATGAAAAAAGACATGGGCGGCGCAGCCCATGCGATTGCGCTGGCCGGGCTGATTATGGGCGGCGATCTGCCCGTGCGCCTGCACCTGCTCGTGCCTGCAGTCGAGAATGCGATTTCGGGCAACGCCTTCCGGCCGGGCGATGTCCTCAAAACCCGCAAGGGCCTGACAGTGGAGATCGGCAATACCGATGCCGAGGGGCGCCTGATCCTGGGGGATGCCTTGACCCGCGCGAGCGAGGAAGACCCGGATTTGATTATCGATTTTGCGACCCTCACCGGGGCAGCACGCGTGGCCTTGGGTCCAGACTATCCGGCCCTGATGGCGCGCCGGGACGAGACGGCAGAAGCCTTGATTGCCGCGGGCAAGACCTGTGATGACGAACCGTGGCGCTTGCCGCTCCCGTCGGCCTATGCCGAATGGCTCAAATCCGACATAGCGGATCTGAACAATGCCCACGGCAATGCCTATGCCGGTGCCAGCGTAGCGGGATTGTTCCTCGACAGATTTGTCGGCGAAGAGCTCGATTGGGCCCATTTCGACACCTTCGCCTGGCGCCCGTTCGCCAAGCCTGGCCGGCCCAAAGGCGGTGAAGCCTATGGCCTGCGTGCCGCCTGGCACATGTTGCGGGAACGCTTCAGCGCCGGATAA
- a CDS encoding DUF4163 domain-containing protein, with the protein MRSVVFIALPALALVACSSPEDVAEATGVEDKATLAAGTPPQPPAPAGDTVSVKDENDLYSFDFSYPGAVAEIPALKSQFEKKRDASKAALVKEAREAQTDAKEMGFPYNAYAEGTQWKVVTDTPRFLSLSADIYSYTGGAHPNSTSDSLVWDKNAARSLKSIDLFTSGEALRRSLSADYCEQLDQLRAKRRGAPVDGGDGLFSECPNLDELVILLGSSTGEQFNRIGLIAPPYVAGSYAEGAYEVTLPVTAAVLETVKPAYRDAFSVK; encoded by the coding sequence ATGCGCTCTGTAGTGTTCATTGCTTTGCCTGCCCTTGCACTTGTTGCCTGTTCCTCGCCTGAGGATGTGGCGGAAGCGACCGGGGTTGAGGACAAAGCTACGCTGGCCGCTGGAACTCCGCCGCAACCACCGGCTCCTGCTGGTGACACAGTCTCCGTGAAGGACGAGAACGATCTCTACAGTTTCGACTTTTCCTATCCGGGCGCTGTGGCGGAGATACCTGCGCTCAAGTCGCAGTTCGAGAAGAAGCGGGACGCATCCAAGGCGGCTCTGGTCAAGGAAGCCCGCGAGGCGCAGACTGACGCGAAGGAAATGGGCTTCCCCTACAATGCCTACGCCGAGGGCACGCAATGGAAAGTCGTGACGGATACGCCGCGTTTCCTGAGCCTGTCTGCCGATATCTACAGCTATACTGGCGGTGCGCATCCCAACAGCACTTCGGATTCGCTGGTTTGGGACAAGAATGCCGCCCGTAGCCTGAAGTCGATCGACCTCTTCACCTCCGGAGAAGCGCTCCGGAGGTCGCTTTCGGCTGATTATTGCGAGCAGCTGGACCAGCTTCGTGCAAAACGACGTGGCGCACCGGTGGACGGTGGCGACGGCTTGTTTAGTGAATGTCCCAATCTGGATGAGCTCGTTATCCTGCTGGGATCATCGACCGGAGAGCAGTTCAACCGTATCGGGCTGATTGCGCCGCCCTACGTGGCCGGATCCTACGCGGAAGGGGCCTATGAGGTCACTTTGCCCGTGACAGCTGCGGTACTGGAGACAGTGAAGCCAGCCTATCGCGATGCGTTTTCGGTGAAATAG
- the map gene encoding type I methionyl aminopeptidase has protein sequence MTEYQTITSEDDVQRDGTIKLHGPDGFEGMRKAGRLAAEILDATAELVQPGRTTASVDDAIRAMMLDAGAVPATLGYRGYTHSSCISINHVICHGIPSDKTFKEGDIVNVDVTPLLDGWHGDTSRMFFAGEPSLKAKKLVDVTYDCLMLGIEAAAQPGARLGDIGAAIMAYAHQHRYSVVREFCGHGLGRLFHDAPEVVHAAKAGTGPELKPGMFFTIEPMINLGKPWGKVLKDGWTAVTRDKSLSAQFEHSMAITEDGVEIFTTSPTGKHQPPYA, from the coding sequence ATGACCGAATACCAGACTATCACCAGCGAAGATGACGTTCAGCGTGACGGCACAATCAAACTCCACGGGCCCGACGGGTTCGAAGGGATGCGCAAGGCCGGGCGCCTTGCTGCCGAGATCCTTGATGCTACTGCCGAACTCGTCCAGCCGGGCCGGACTACGGCCAGCGTTGATGATGCCATCCGCGCGATGATGCTGGATGCCGGTGCGGTTCCGGCAACGCTGGGCTATCGCGGCTATACCCACAGCAGCTGCATCTCGATCAACCATGTGATCTGCCACGGCATCCCGAGCGACAAGACCTTCAAGGAAGGCGATATCGTCAATGTCGATGTCACCCCTTTGCTGGATGGTTGGCATGGTGACACCAGCCGGATGTTCTTTGCCGGAGAGCCATCGCTGAAGGCGAAAAAGCTGGTCGATGTGACCTATGATTGCCTGATGCTAGGGATTGAAGCTGCCGCGCAGCCCGGTGCCCGGTTGGGCGATATCGGCGCTGCGATCATGGCTTACGCCCATCAACACCGGTACAGTGTCGTGCGCGAATTTTGTGGCCATGGCCTGGGCCGCTTGTTCCATGACGCACCTGAAGTGGTGCATGCCGCCAAGGCTGGCACCGGGCCCGAACTGAAACCGGGCATGTTCTTCACCATCGAACCGATGATCAATCTGGGCAAACCTTGGGGCAAAGTGCTGAAAGATGGCTGGACTGCGGTGACGCGCGACAAGAGCCTGAGCGCGCAGTTCGAACATTCGATGGCAATCACCGAAGACGGGGTGGAAATCTTCACCACAAGCCCGACCGGCAAACATCAGCCGCCCTACGCCTAA
- a CDS encoding heme exporter protein CcmB, with protein MMGFGTLLRRDLALLLPGGTRGGAILPLIFFLAVAMLFPFAVGPDAALLARTGGGVLWVAALLAAILPLDRLVAADLGSGIFDQLALRGISEEAIMASRLLAHWLAFAPLLLVACFPAAALLGLSGETVRLLLLGLLAGTPGLAAIGLMVASLMASLRAGAALAGLMLLPLAVPILIFGAGSLSQGDNTGIALAGAISLTLCGIAPFAAGAAIRAARES; from the coding sequence ATGATGGGGTTTGGCACCTTGCTCCGGCGCGATCTCGCACTGCTGTTGCCCGGGGGAACGCGCGGTGGCGCAATCTTGCCGCTGATCTTCTTTCTTGCGGTGGCAATGTTGTTCCCTTTCGCGGTCGGCCCCGATGCAGCCTTGCTCGCCCGCACCGGCGGCGGCGTGTTGTGGGTGGCAGCCTTGCTGGCAGCGATCTTGCCGCTCGACAGGCTGGTGGCTGCCGATCTCGGCAGTGGTATTTTTGACCAGCTCGCACTGCGCGGGATCAGCGAAGAAGCGATCATGGCCAGCCGCCTGCTGGCGCATTGGCTGGCCTTCGCCCCGCTATTGCTCGTCGCCTGTTTCCCCGCCGCTGCGCTATTGGGCCTGAGCGGTGAGACCGTGCGTCTTCTGCTTCTGGGGCTGCTGGCCGGAACGCCTGGCCTTGCCGCTATCGGGCTGATGGTTGCCAGCCTGATGGCCAGCCTGCGCGCCGGGGCCGCGTTGGCAGGGTTGATGCTGTTGCCGCTCGCAGTGCCGATCCTGATTTTCGGAGCGGGCAGCCTGTCCCAAGGCGACAATACGGGCATCGCCCTCGCGGGAGCGATCAGCCTGACTCTGTGCGGGATTGCTCCCTTTGCCGCGGGCGCCGCAATCCGGGCGGCGCGCGAAAGTTAG
- the ccmA gene encoding heme ABC exporter ATP-binding protein CcmA, with the protein MQASLAARNLACRRGDRLLFRKFDLSLHAGDTLHITGANGIGKSSLMRILAGLLRPFEGTVNSTGSLALMDERLALDPEWPLGRSLAFWHALDGCTDPSDALAMMDIEPLLDVPVRFLSTGQRKRAAFARLLSGSADNWLLDEPFNGLDAAARDKVIARIRHHCEAGGICVIASHQDLGFKAPTLAIEDYAT; encoded by the coding sequence ATGCAAGCCAGTCTCGCCGCACGCAATCTCGCCTGTCGACGCGGAGACCGGCTGTTGTTCCGAAAGTTTGATCTGTCGCTCCACGCTGGTGACACGCTCCACATCACCGGCGCGAACGGGATTGGCAAGTCGAGCCTGATGCGCATCCTCGCTGGGCTCCTGCGCCCGTTCGAGGGCACCGTGAACTCTACCGGATCACTCGCCCTGATGGACGAACGGCTTGCCCTCGATCCGGAATGGCCTTTGGGCAGGTCGCTTGCCTTCTGGCACGCGCTCGATGGCTGCACCGATCCCTCTGATGCGTTGGCGATGATGGATATCGAACCACTGCTTGACGTGCCGGTCCGCTTTCTCTCGACCGGTCAACGCAAACGGGCCGCGTTCGCCCGGTTGCTTAGCGGCTCAGCCGATAACTGGCTGCTGGACGAGCCGTTCAACGGCCTCGACGCCGCCGCACGGGACAAGGTGATCGCGCGCATCCGGCATCATTGCGAGGCCGGTGGGATTTGCGTGATCGCATCGCATCAGGATCTGGGATTCAAGGCTCCAACCCTTGCAATTGAGGATTATGCCACATGA
- a CDS encoding 4a-hydroxytetrahydrobiopterin dehydratase codes for MSVVQLTDEERSTWLSTLEGWEMAEGKDAIQRTFEFGDFIEAWGFMSRVAILAEKQDHHPEWFNVFNRVEITLTTHDADGLSLRDVHLAKAINAL; via the coding sequence ATGTCCGTCGTCCAATTGACCGATGAAGAACGCAGCACCTGGCTGTCCACCCTCGAAGGCTGGGAAATGGCTGAAGGCAAGGATGCGATCCAGCGCACTTTTGAATTTGGCGATTTCATCGAGGCCTGGGGTTTCATGAGCCGGGTGGCGATCCTGGCGGAAAAGCAAGATCACCATCCCGAATGGTTCAATGTTTTCAACCGGGTCGAAATCACCCTGACGACCCATGACGCGGACGGATTGTCGCTCCGCGATGTGCATCTGGCCAAGGCGATCAACGCATTGTGA
- a CDS encoding SDR family oxidoreductase: MSERKAIFITGGGSGIGRAIALKFAAEGWFVGLGDISESGMRETTDLIGNGFTYSHVFDVRDRAAWDEALDAFVLASGGRMDVLANNAGIPIGGSLIENNEDEITRCLDINLKGVLFGAQAAHPHLKKAGPGSCLLNTASAAGIYGSAGGSVYCATKFGVRGITESLDGEWAGDGINVRSLMPSFIDTPLLDMVPNAGTNEHIRNRVQTAGLEITPVEEVAEAAWRAVHEDKLHWTVGKTAKRIAFAARWMPGRVRKQMRDGGSLQLLGD, from the coding sequence ATGAGCGAACGCAAAGCCATATTCATCACAGGTGGAGGGTCCGGCATTGGCCGGGCCATTGCGCTGAAATTCGCAGCCGAGGGTTGGTTTGTCGGTCTCGGCGATATCAGCGAGAGTGGTATGCGAGAGACCACCGATCTGATCGGCAATGGCTTCACCTACAGCCATGTCTTCGACGTGCGTGATCGCGCCGCATGGGACGAAGCGCTGGATGCATTCGTGCTGGCCAGTGGCGGCCGGATGGATGTGCTGGCCAACAATGCTGGGATCCCGATTGGCGGCTCGTTGATCGAGAACAACGAAGACGAAATCACCCGCTGCCTCGACATCAATCTCAAAGGCGTCTTGTTCGGGGCCCAGGCAGCCCATCCCCATCTCAAGAAGGCTGGCCCGGGATCATGCCTGCTGAACACAGCTAGCGCCGCCGGGATTTACGGCAGTGCAGGCGGATCGGTCTATTGCGCGACCAAGTTCGGGGTGCGTGGCATCACGGAATCGCTCGACGGGGAATGGGCCGGTGATGGCATCAATGTCCGCTCGTTGATGCCAAGCTTTATCGACACACCGCTGCTCGACATGGTGCCCAATGCCGGCACCAACGAACATATCCGCAATCGCGTGCAGACCGCCGGGCTGGAGATTACGCCGGTCGAGGAAGTGGCCGAAGCCGCCTGGCGTGCGGTCCACGAAGACAAGCTGCACTGGACTGTCGGCAAGACTGCCAAACGGATCGCCTTTGCCGCGCGCTGGATGCCGGGCCGTGTGCGCAAGCAGATGCGCGACGGTGGTAGCCTGCAACTGCTTGGCGACTAG